In the Vicinamibacterales bacterium genome, ACGGTCACGCCTCCCACTGGGATGTTCAGGTTTCGGAGGTTCTCGCGGAGGCGGTCGGCGGTGCCCTCCGTCTCGACGCGCAGCGCGTCGTCGGTCTGCACCCGCATGACCAGGTGCACGCCGCCCTTGAGATCGAGTCCGAGCCTCACCTTTTCCTGGGGTGGCATGAACGCCCAGATCGCGAGGGTGACGACCCCGAGGATCGTCAGGAGTTTCCAGCGCAGGTTCTTCGACATGATTGTTGCCGCCCGTCGGGCGCAGCACCCCTCTGGCCGCCGCGCCTGCCATCGCCTCGGCCCGCGTGACGCACGGTCAGGCCCCGGCCCCGGCTTCTGGCCGGGCGAGAATTATCCATTATGCGCCGGGCTGGCTGTCGAGTCGAGGGCGTTGGTGCCCGCGGGACCGGGCGTTCGGGGCTATACCCTACACCTTCCGGGCGTGGCCCCTCCCCAGATACCCTCGGCGGATCCCTCCCCAGACACCCTCGGTGGCTCAGTGACCGGGGGGCTCGGAGACCTTTCGGGCCAGCACGATGTACGCCGGGCAGTGCGGGGCCACGACGTTCAGGGTGGACAGGGGCTCGACCAGCCGGGCCAGCGGCGACCGGAACGCCGTCGGCGTGTCGAAACGATGGGCCAGCTGCCACCAGCCGATGCCGACCGTCCGCTCGATCCGCAGGCCGGCAGGCGCCATGAGGGCCGTCAGCTTGGCGAGGTCGAGGTCGGCGTGGTCCTCGTATCGTCCGGCCGCCCGCTGGAGCGCCGCACGCCATGACCCGGCGTTCCGGTGGTTGTTGAAGACGAAGTAGCCGCCCATCGCGAGGTGGCGCGAGACGGCGCGGAAGACGGCGCGCCGCAGGTCGTCCTGGGCGTTGCCGAAGAACCGGAAGGCCGTCACCATGGCGAAGTCGGACTCGTCGAGCGCCTGCGAGGTGATGTCGCGAATCACGAACTTCGTTCGAGGGCACTTCCGGGCGGCCTCCGACACCATCGACGCCGAGACGTCCACGCCCCGCGACTCGCGGGCCAGGGGTTCGACGATGGACGTGATGCGTCCGGTGCCGCAGGCGAAGTCGAGGTACTTCGGCACGCCGTCGGGAAACAGCCCGGACACGAGACGAGGAAGCAGCACGGCCTCGCGCTCGGTCATGAACGAATTGAACGAGCCGTCCGAGATGTCGCGGTCGTAGTCGGCGCCCTTGGCGAGATGGGAGCGCCGGTAGTCGTCACTCACGGCGATCATCTCCGGGCCTGGACCGCAAGCGCGCGCTCGTACCGGGCCGAGTCGCCAGCAAGGTCGCGCAGGTGATCAAGGTAGGTCAATCTTATCGCGGCCCGGGCCGGCCGGCCGACGGTGTCGGCGATCGCTGCGAGCAGAAAATACGCGAAAAACGCAGTCTTCTGCTTCGGCGTGAAGGTGGCGGCATCGGGCGCGCCGGCCATGCACGCCGCGAGGTCCGCGGTCAAGTCGTGCCACGCGCCGTGACGGCTCGCCTGCAGGTGGATCGAGCAGGCCAGGGCGCACGCGTCGAGCAGCGGGACGTGGCGCCTGCCGAAGTCGTCGAGGTCGAGGACGCCGAGCCTGCCGTCGTCCACCAGCAGGTTGTTCAACACGAAGTCGCCGTGCTGCCAGGTCGCAGGGACGGGACCCAGCTTGTCGAGCACGACCGCGGCGTCTTCGATCGCGGCCTGGCCGGCCGGCCCGACCGGCGCGAGCACGTCCGCCAGCGACGCCGCCAGCGCGCGCAGTGACTGGCCGAAGGCGGCGGCCGTCACCACCCATTCGGGCTGGGAGGCCACCGCTTCCTGGAACCTCCTCAGCTGCTCCACGCACCGCTCGCGCAGCGACGTCCAGTCCCTGGGCGACTGCATGCGCGCCGGCAGGCGGAACCACGGCAGCCCGGGCAATCCGTCGACGATCAGGAGCGCCCGTCCGGCCTCCAGGGGCAACACTCCCAGCGGCCGCGCGATCGCGTCGGGAAGGAGCGCGTACAGCCTGGCCGCCAGCGCGCGCCGGTGCTCGAGGGCCTCCGGAGCGCCGACCTTGGCGACGTACTTCGGGTAGGACTGGTCGGCGTCGAACACCAGGAACGTCGGATCGGTCGTCCTGACGAAGGCGAGCGTGAGCGTCGACGCGGCGCCCGGAGGCAGGCCGCAGCCGCGTGCGACGACGTCGGCCAGGTCGAGCATCACGCGCGCTCCCCGACCACGAGCAGGAGTTCCACGCTCGTCGAGACGCCGCTCACGGACCTGAGCACCCGCTTGGCGGCTCGCGTCAGGGCCGATCCGCCGATCGTGTCGAACACGAGGCACTCTTCCGCGTAGCGCTGCGCGGGGTGCGCGAGCTCGTAGATCAGGAACAGCGATTCGGTGCCGGGGACGCCGGCGAACGTCCGGATTCGTCCCGCGCCGGCGGCCGAGAGACGGCGGCGCGCGAGCGCCACTTCGCGGCGGCAGCCGATGAGCGCCAGGAGGCGGGCCGCCTTGCCCGGAGGACTCAGGGGCACCGGAACGAACAGCCGCTCGCCTGATGCGAGCGCTGCCGAGAGGCGCGGGAGCCCGTCGCCGGCTCCGGCCAGCGTGAGAGGGCGCGGGCCGCCCGGGAGGCCGGCGGGCCTCGGGCCGGCGCCACCGCCGAGCACGGCCACCATCTCGTCGAGGAGTTGGGACGCGTCCATGTCCCGAATCACGCCCGCACCGCACGGCGAGGCGGGCGCGGAAGAGCGGTCAGCGCCCTTCGGACGCCACGGGCGGCTGGCCCTGGAATCCGGCGATGGCGCTTCTGGCCACCTCGACTCGCACGTTGGCCGCGACCTGCAGGTGGATCGACTGGTCTTCGAGCCGCGCGACCGTGCCGTACAGGCCCCCGGTCGTGACCACGCGATCGCCGACCTTCAGCGCGGCCAGGAACTCGTCGACCTTCTTCTGGCGGCGCTTCATCGGCAGCAGGATCACGAAGTAGAAGATCCCGAGGACCAGGACGAAGGGCACGAACTGCAGGAGCGGGCTGGCGCCCTGGCCGGGCGGCGCCGCGAGCGCGACGAGAGCGGGGAACGACGGAAGGACGGTCATGACACGACCAGCTGCTGCAGGAACTCACGCCTGAACTCGGCGAACGTTCCAAGCGAGATAGCCTGACGAATCCGCCGCATGGTGTCAAGGTAGAAGGACACGTTGTGCATCGTGTTCAGCACGCTGCCCGTGATCTCACCGGCCATGTAGAGGTGCCGCAGGTAAGCGCGTGAATGGTGCCTGCAGGTGTAGCACCGGCACGCCGCGTCCGGCGGGCGGTCGTCCTCGGCGAAGCGCGCGTTCTTGATGTTCAGCGGCCCTTCGCGCGTGAAGAGCTGGCCGTTGCGGGCGTTCCTCGTCGGCATCACGCAGTCGAACAGGTCGATGCCGCGGGCCACGGCCTCCACGATGTCCGTCGGCGTGCCCACGCCCATGAGGTAGCGCGGCCTCCCGGCGGGCAGCCGCGGCGCGACGCCGGCAACCACGTCGTACATGACCTCGTTGGCTTCGCCCACGCTCAAGCCGCCGATGGCATAGCCCGGGAAATCCAGGTCCACGAGCTGCGCGGCGCTGTCGGCCCGCAGGTCCGGATACACCCCGCCCTGCACGATGGCGAACTGCACCTGGGCGCCGTTGGTCGCCTCCCCGCCATCGATCGGGGCGCCGTCCCTGATCGCGGCGTGGCGCTCGCGGCATCGCGCGGCCCAGCGCGTCGTGAGCGCCAGCGACGATGCGATGGCCTCCCGCGGCGAGGGATGCGGCGGGCACTCGTCGAGCACCATCGCGACATCCGACCCCAGGCACGCCTGGATGTCGACGGCGCGTTCGGGAGTCAGCACGTGGTGGCTGCCGTCGAGGTGCGAGCGGAACACGACGCCCCGTTCGTCCACCTTGCGGCGGTCGGCGAGGCTGAAGACCTGGTAGCCGCCGCTGTCGGTGAGGATGGGCCGCGCCCAGCCGTTGAAGCGGTGGAGGCCGCCGCGCCTGGCGATCAGGGCGGCGCCAGGACGGAGTTCGAGGTGGTAGGTGTTGCCGAGGATGATCTGGGCGCCCGCCTCTTCGAGCATCGCACCGGTCATGGCCTTCACGGCGCCCTGCGTGCCCACGGGCATGAAGGCGGGCGTCTCGACGGCGCCGTGCGCGGTGCTCATGACACCGGCGCGTGCGCCGCCGTCGGTGTGGGTGACGGTGAATCCAAAAGCCATGCGCCCTGCCGGTTGCTATTATCGCTGCCGTGAAGAAGCTGCGCGTCGGCGTCGTCTACGGAGGGCGGTCGGGCGAGCACGAGATCTCGGTGGCGTCGGCGGCCGCGATCTTCAAGCACCTCGACCGCACGCGATACGAGGCGGTGCCCATCCGCATCGAGAAGGACGGCCGGTGGGTGCTGCCCGACAAGCCCCCGCAGGCGCTGGCGGCCGCCGAGGTCATCGAGCAGGCCAGGGTGAGCGCCGCGCGCGCGCTCAGGCCGGGGCGCGACGCGCTCTTCGTCTCGCATCCGGGCGACGATGCCCTCGTCACGATCGAGCGCCGGCCGGCGGCCGCGGGCCAGGCGACCGACGACGCGGTGGTCACGGGCCTCGGCCTCGACGTGGTGTTCCCCGTGCTGCACGGCCCCTACGGCGAGGACGGCACCGTGCAGGGCCTGCTCGAGCTCGGCGACATGGCCTACGTGGGATCGGGCGTGCTGGCGTCGGCGGCGGGGATGGACAAGGCCGCCATGAAGGCCCTGTTCGCGGCCCGCGGCCTGCCGATGGCGCCCTACGGCGTGGTGACGCACTTCGAGTGGACCCGGGATCCCGCGGCCGCCGCCCGGCGCCTCGACGCCCTGGGCCTCCCGCTGTTCGTCAAGCCCGCCAACCTGGGCTCCAGCGTCGGCATCTCCAAGGTCAAGACGGCCGGGGAACTCGACGCCGCCATGGCGACGGCCTTCGAGTACGACCGCAAGGCGGTCGTCGAGGCCGCAGTGCCCGCCGCGCGCGAGATCGAGTGCGCGGTGCTCGGCAACGACGAGCCGGCCGCCTCGGTGCCCGGTGAGGTGATCCCGTCGCGCGAGTTCTACGACTACGAGGCGAAGTACCTCGACGCGGCCTCGCGGACCATCGTGCCCGCCGACCTCGATGACGCCGTTATCGCCCGGGTGCAGACCCTGGCCGTGGAGGCCTTCCGCGCGATCGACGCGGCGGGCATGGCGCGCGTGGACTTCCTGCTGTCGCGCGAGACAGGCGAGCTGGTGCTGAACGAGATCAACACCATCCCCGGCTTCACCACCATCAGCATGTTCGCGAAGCTCTGGGAGGCCAGCGGCGTGAGCTACGCGTCCCTCATCGATCGCCTGCTCGCGCTCGCGCTCGAACGCCAGGCAGCGAAGCGCCGGCTGCGCACGAGCGCGTTCTGATCCAAATCTCTCGAACGCCTGCCAGGAAGGCGCGTGCGGTCGCTGTGCCGTTGTGTAAAGTTGACAACGATCGCGCGTTCAGGCGTGGGTCGAGGGCCCCGGGCGACGCAATCCTTTTGACACGCGAGCGTGATTTGTGCTTGACATCGCGATTTTCTCATCCATAATCTACATCTGGTATGAGGGACGCCTACTCAGGCCACCCGTAGTGACGCAGTTGGTGGTTGCCATTCGGCAGAGTCAGGTCCCTTAGGAGGAACAATGGCGAAGAAGGCAAAGAAGGCGGCCAAGAAGGCGGCCAAGAAGACCGCGAAGAAGAAGTAGGCCGTCGGTTGGCCTTCGGGGCGGTTTACACAAACTGCCCCGTCTTTCCTCACACCACGAGATCCAAGAATCCACCTTGAAGGGGGGGATACCAAATGGCGAAGAAGGCGAAGAAGGCCGCGAAGAAGGCTGCCAAGAAGACGGCCAAGAAGCGGTAAAGTCGCGCGATTCGCGCTGAAA is a window encoding:
- the yajC gene encoding preprotein translocase subunit YajC, with the translated sequence MTVLPSFPALVALAAPPGQGASPLLQFVPFVLVLGIFYFVILLPMKRRQKKVDEFLAALKVGDRVVTTGGLYGTVARLEDQSIHLQVAANVRVEVARSAIAGFQGQPPVASEGR
- the tgt gene encoding tRNA guanosine(34) transglycosylase Tgt is translated as MAFGFTVTHTDGGARAGVMSTAHGAVETPAFMPVGTQGAVKAMTGAMLEEAGAQIILGNTYHLELRPGAALIARRGGLHRFNGWARPILTDSGGYQVFSLADRRKVDERGVVFRSHLDGSHHVLTPERAVDIQACLGSDVAMVLDECPPHPSPREAIASSLALTTRWAARCRERHAAIRDGAPIDGGEATNGAQVQFAIVQGGVYPDLRADSAAQLVDLDFPGYAIGGLSVGEANEVMYDVVAGVAPRLPAGRPRYLMGVGTPTDIVEAVARGIDLFDCVMPTRNARNGQLFTREGPLNIKNARFAEDDRPPDAACRCYTCRHHSRAYLRHLYMAGEITGSVLNTMHNVSFYLDTMRRIRQAISLGTFAEFRREFLQQLVVS
- a CDS encoding D-alanine--D-alanine ligase family protein, with the protein product MKKLRVGVVYGGRSGEHEISVASAAAIFKHLDRTRYEAVPIRIEKDGRWVLPDKPPQALAAAEVIEQARVSAARALRPGRDALFVSHPGDDALVTIERRPAAAGQATDDAVVTGLGLDVVFPVLHGPYGEDGTVQGLLELGDMAYVGSGVLASAAGMDKAAMKALFAARGLPMAPYGVVTHFEWTRDPAAAARRLDALGLPLFVKPANLGSSVGISKVKTAGELDAAMATAFEYDRKAVVEAAVPAAREIECAVLGNDEPAASVPGEVIPSREFYDYEAKYLDAASRTIVPADLDDAVIARVQTLAVEAFRAIDAAGMARVDFLLSRETGELVLNEINTIPGFTTISMFAKLWEASGVSYASLIDRLLALALERQAAKRRLRTSAF
- a CDS encoding class I SAM-dependent methyltransferase, with translation MSDDYRRSHLAKGADYDRDISDGSFNSFMTEREAVLLPRLVSGLFPDGVPKYLDFACGTGRITSIVEPLARESRGVDVSASMVSEAARKCPRTKFVIRDITSQALDESDFAMVTAFRFFGNAQDDLRRAVFRAVSRHLAMGGYFVFNNHRNAGSWRAALQRAAGRYEDHADLDLAKLTALMAPAGLRIERTVGIGWWQLAHRFDTPTAFRSPLARLVEPLSTLNVVAPHCPAYIVLARKVSEPPGH
- a CDS encoding phosphotransferase codes for the protein MLDLADVVARGCGLPPGAASTLTLAFVRTTDPTFLVFDADQSYPKYVAKVGAPEALEHRRALAARLYALLPDAIARPLGVLPLEAGRALLIVDGLPGLPWFRLPARMQSPRDWTSLRERCVEQLRRFQEAVASQPEWVVTAAAFGQSLRALAASLADVLAPVGPAGQAAIEDAAVVLDKLGPVPATWQHGDFVLNNLLVDDGRLGVLDLDDFGRRHVPLLDACALACSIHLQASRHGAWHDLTADLAACMAGAPDAATFTPKQKTAFFAYFLLAAIADTVGRPARAAIRLTYLDHLRDLAGDSARYERALAVQARR